A genomic window from Candidatus Pelagisphaera phototrophica includes:
- a CDS encoding sulfatase, whose product MLKCAILVLICQLAVYAKAEQRNFVFFLVDDLGFGDLGYNGSEFYETPHIDALAASGMRFDNGYAACQVCSPSRASIMTGKAPPRHGITDWIGAKTGMDWQRDDLVLPAEYVWNLPHEDITVAEALRDGGYTTFYAGKWHIGTKGSWPEDHGFMINKGGWDKGSPMGGYFAPWDNPRLESGPDGELLTLRLANETASFIESSQDEPFLAYLSFYTVHGPIQTTEALRNKYVEKAEKMGLTGNDTRFKFDRRLPVRQVQDNPIYAGMMESLDTAVGIVMAKLKETGLDKNTVVIFTSDNGGVTTGDAYSTSLLPFRGGKGRQWEGGIREPYIIHVPGLTKPGTSSDVLAIGMDFYPTILELAGLPLRPEQHVDGVSLVPVLSGKNIPERALYWHYPHYGNQGGEPSSIIRSKEWKLIYYHEDGRVELYNLINDMGEVNNVAAAYPEKVSEMQKRLNHWLADTGAKFPARDPRYSQERFDQKIENTRTAKMEALEKQHAEFLDPEWEPAGNARWWGSAED is encoded by the coding sequence ATGTTAAAGTGTGCGATTTTAGTATTGATCTGCCAATTGGCGGTATACGCGAAGGCGGAACAGCGCAACTTCGTGTTTTTCCTCGTGGATGATCTCGGTTTTGGAGACTTGGGGTACAATGGCAGTGAGTTTTATGAAACGCCGCACATTGACGCCTTAGCCGCTTCTGGGATGCGATTCGATAATGGATACGCGGCCTGCCAGGTATGCAGTCCTTCTCGAGCCAGTATTATGACAGGCAAGGCCCCGCCCCGACATGGCATTACTGATTGGATTGGAGCGAAAACGGGGATGGATTGGCAACGGGATGACCTTGTACTGCCAGCGGAGTATGTCTGGAACCTTCCTCATGAGGACATTACCGTTGCTGAGGCCCTCAGGGATGGGGGCTACACGACGTTTTACGCCGGGAAGTGGCATATCGGTACTAAGGGATCGTGGCCTGAGGATCACGGCTTCATGATCAACAAAGGAGGCTGGGACAAGGGCTCCCCAATGGGTGGCTATTTCGCTCCATGGGACAATCCGAGATTGGAAAGCGGCCCTGATGGAGAGCTCCTCACGCTGCGTTTGGCCAATGAAACTGCGTCATTTATTGAGTCGAGTCAGGACGAGCCGTTTTTAGCCTATCTCTCTTTCTATACTGTCCACGGACCCATCCAAACGACGGAAGCGCTCCGCAACAAGTACGTCGAAAAGGCGGAAAAAATGGGCCTTACCGGAAACGATACTCGCTTTAAGTTCGATCGTCGGCTTCCCGTGCGTCAGGTACAGGACAATCCGATTTATGCGGGGATGATGGAATCGCTTGATACGGCAGTGGGTATTGTGATGGCGAAGTTGAAGGAGACGGGGCTTGATAAGAATACGGTCGTCATTTTCACCTCCGATAATGGGGGAGTAACAACGGGTGACGCCTATTCAACGAGCCTTTTGCCCTTTCGCGGGGGCAAAGGAAGGCAATGGGAAGGAGGTATTCGCGAACCTTATATTATTCATGTTCCGGGTCTGACAAAGCCGGGTACCTCCTCCGATGTACTTGCCATTGGGATGGACTTCTATCCCACTATCTTGGAGTTAGCCGGTTTGCCGCTGAGGCCCGAGCAACACGTGGATGGGGTGAGCTTGGTCCCTGTGTTGAGCGGAAAGAACATTCCCGAGCGGGCTCTCTATTGGCATTATCCGCATTACGGAAACCAGGGAGGGGAGCCGTCATCGATCATTCGTTCGAAAGAGTGGAAGCTAATCTACTATCATGAAGATGGCCGGGTTGAGCTGTATAATCTCATAAATGATATGGGCGAGGTCAATAATGTCGCCGCCGCGTACCCAGAAAAAGTCAGCGAAATGCAAAAACGACTCAATCATTGGTTGGCGGATACGGGAGCGAAATTTCCCGCCCGTGATCCTCGTTACAGTCAGGAGCGGTTCGACCAGAAGATCGAGAATACCCGAACAGCAAAGATGGAGGCG
- a CDS encoding DUF1592 domain-containing protein encodes MHFHVSKFCLFWGLALVNQPLSAGDGDRLFKSFQSEAEPILDSYCYDCHGFGTSKGGVTLDEFSSETIQDHELWLRVLKNARAHIMPPQEEFQPSVEERNRLLTWIKTGPFALDLENPDPGKLTVQRLNRNEYQNTIRDLIGVEFVAADAFPADDSGEGFDNIGDILTLSPMLIEKYLDAANQIISKAVPTTPRILPEHVLADEALVDLFSHPTIEDDASNDDLQLSFYSPSNRTASYAIKTPGKYQVVLSLKPVSFSSFSGFDYNRCRLVFKIDGETKIEQEFEYISGKTFEYTFEHDWKPGDKRFEFEVEPLTFGLEKIKRLKMRIEKLTVRGPFAREHWIQPENYDRFFPGEVPHDESLRTKYTRNLLSDFASRAYRRPVDEETVDQLTRLSEQVASQKGYTYEMGISQAMVAVLASPRFLFREEEVLPNTAPGKYPLIDDYSLASRLSYFLWSSMPDEELFRLARKGRLRENLDTQLKRMMADKRSDAFIKNFSGQWLHARDIESVNISSLDVWLRDHPNPEAMAAREEYSRLREIPNALRTPEQKEAYTRTRALIRALSSGERPELKRPLQRAMRQETELYFEHIIREDRSLSELLDSDYTFLNDRLATHYAIEGVKGSKFRKVSLAPGSPRGGILTQGTILAYTSNPTRTSPVKRGVFILENILGTPPAAPPPNIPALEDVANGKDIEAISLRETLALHREDALCRSCHNRMDPLGLALENFNAMGIWRDAELNQAIETDGVLITGESFSSIQEMKRILANERIKDFYYCFSEKLLTYALGRGMEYYDTATIDQLVEALKQSEGRPSALLAAIVHSAPFQKRRNLNVNSN; translated from the coding sequence ATGCATTTCCACGTTTCCAAATTCTGTCTATTTTGGGGATTAGCTCTTGTTAACCAGCCACTTAGCGCAGGCGATGGCGATCGATTATTTAAGTCCTTCCAGAGCGAAGCGGAACCAATCCTAGATAGCTATTGCTATGACTGCCATGGTTTTGGGACGAGCAAGGGAGGGGTCACTTTGGACGAATTCTCTTCAGAGACGATTCAAGACCACGAACTTTGGCTTCGCGTTCTAAAAAATGCCCGAGCCCACATTATGCCGCCCCAAGAGGAATTCCAGCCCTCCGTAGAGGAAAGAAATCGCTTGCTGACCTGGATCAAAACCGGCCCCTTCGCGCTGGACCTTGAGAATCCTGATCCAGGAAAGCTAACAGTCCAGCGCCTTAATCGAAACGAGTACCAGAACACCATCCGCGATCTGATTGGAGTGGAATTTGTCGCGGCGGACGCGTTTCCGGCAGATGACTCTGGTGAGGGATTCGACAACATCGGGGATATTTTAACGCTTTCCCCCATGCTAATCGAGAAGTACCTCGATGCCGCCAATCAAATCATCAGCAAGGCCGTACCGACCACGCCCAGAATATTGCCCGAACACGTCCTGGCAGACGAAGCCCTGGTTGATCTCTTTAGCCATCCCACCATCGAAGACGACGCGTCGAATGACGACCTCCAGCTCTCCTTCTATTCCCCTTCCAACCGCACCGCGAGCTACGCAATCAAGACACCAGGGAAATACCAGGTCGTTCTGAGCCTTAAGCCCGTCAGTTTTTCGAGCTTCAGCGGCTTTGACTACAATCGCTGTCGGCTCGTTTTCAAAATCGACGGCGAAACGAAGATCGAACAGGAATTTGAATATATCTCTGGAAAGACTTTCGAGTACACGTTCGAACACGACTGGAAACCGGGAGATAAACGTTTCGAATTCGAGGTAGAGCCTCTCACATTCGGTTTGGAAAAGATCAAACGCCTCAAGATGCGAATTGAAAAGCTGACCGTACGTGGTCCCTTCGCACGCGAACACTGGATACAACCAGAAAATTATGATCGTTTTTTCCCAGGGGAAGTCCCCCACGACGAATCCTTGCGAACCAAATACACACGTAATTTGCTAAGCGACTTCGCGTCTCGTGCCTATCGCCGACCCGTCGACGAAGAAACGGTGGATCAACTGACTCGGCTATCGGAGCAAGTCGCCTCTCAAAAAGGGTACACTTACGAGATGGGGATTTCCCAGGCGATGGTCGCCGTCCTCGCGTCTCCCCGATTTCTTTTCCGCGAGGAAGAGGTTCTCCCGAATACCGCCCCAGGTAAATATCCTCTAATTGACGATTACTCCCTCGCCTCCCGACTCTCCTACTTCCTCTGGTCCTCCATGCCCGACGAAGAGCTATTTCGGCTGGCACGGAAAGGCAGGCTCAGAGAAAATCTGGATACGCAACTCAAGCGAATGATGGCTGACAAACGGTCGGACGCCTTCATCAAAAACTTCTCCGGGCAGTGGCTCCACGCTCGGGACATTGAATCCGTAAACATCAGTTCCTTGGATGTCTGGCTCCGCGACCATCCAAACCCTGAGGCGATGGCAGCGAGGGAGGAATACTCCCGCCTTCGGGAAATTCCAAATGCGCTTCGTACTCCTGAGCAGAAAGAAGCTTACACCCGAACACGGGCGTTGATTCGAGCCCTCTCCAGTGGAGAGCGCCCCGAGCTAAAACGTCCCTTGCAGCGGGCCATGCGCCAAGAAACCGAACTCTATTTCGAGCACATTATTCGGGAAGATCGGAGCCTATCCGAATTGCTCGATAGCGACTACACCTTCCTCAACGACCGGCTCGCCACCCACTACGCTATCGAAGGTGTCAAAGGTTCCAAGTTTCGCAAGGTATCCCTCGCTCCTGGCAGTCCACGCGGGGGGATTTTGACCCAAGGTACGATCCTAGCTTACACCTCCAACCCGACTCGCACTTCTCCGGTAAAACGCGGCGTTTTCATTTTGGAGAATATTCTGGGTACGCCCCCGGCAGCCCCGCCACCAAACATCCCCGCTTTGGAAGACGTCGCGAACGGCAAAGACATTGAAGCGATTAGCCTGCGCGAAACGCTGGCTCTGCACCGCGAAGACGCGCTTTGCCGCTCCTGCCATAATCGCATGGATCCGCTCGGGCTCGCCTTGGAAAACTTCAATGCCATGGGCATCTGGCGGGACGCCGAGCTCAACCAGGCCATTGAAACCGATGGAGTGTTGATTACCGGGGAGTCCTTTTCCTCAATCCAGGAAATGAAGCGAATTCTTGCCAATGAGCGAATAAAAGACTTTTATTATTGCTTCAGCGAAAAACTGCTAACTTACGCCCTTGGTAGAGGTATGGAATACTACGACACTGCAACCATCGACCAACTCGTCGAAGCGCTCAAACAAAGCGAAGGCCGCCCTTCCGCTCTGCTGGCTGCAATCGTGCATTCAGCTCCCTTTCAAAAACGTCGAAACCTAAACGTTAACTCGAACTAG